From the Pyrenophora tritici-repentis strain M4 chromosome 5, whole genome shotgun sequence genome, the window CATGGCTAGTGCTGACTTGCATGCTGAGATCTGACATGGTGCCCGGTGTTGAAGGTCGCGGAGGATCCTCGTGTTGGCGATCCTACAACGGAGCCACTGCTTTTGACTAACCTCGAGGTCACAAGCCTACCCCACTTAATTCTGCAACAACTAAACGGATTCGCTACTAGCCCGTTAGAGGTAAACAGTCGTCTTTCACGAAGCTTCTCTCGTACCTTCACGGTCGATGGTAGGAGAGCGCTCGGATGCTAGAGATTTCTTGGGGGATTTTCTCCCCCCTTTTTATATGCTCCATTATTAGGCAGCCATACCAATAATCGTTACTTTGCCGTTTGAAACGTGAAAGTTTCGCCCCCCTGCGAAAGCGAAAAATCGCTGTGCCAGTGCCATGGATCTCCGCCTATGACGCTAAGGCAAGTACGCACGAGCCACTCTCAGATTCTAGCCAGCGTCATCGAGGTAGCGACCGCTCCTTTTACCGCTGTGCCTCTGCATGGAAGCGTACAGGTGATACAACAAAGGTAATGTGTATATTACATTTACCCTGTCAATATGTATTGTGTATCAAACACTTTACAGTGCAGAAGAGTGTGACTCACGTACGCGAAGCCTGTATCTTCGTGTCAGGCCCATGACGCTGGGGTACTTATTGGGAGTAGATCTGCGCACCCTACGATACGAGCGGTACACGTTAACATAAAAAGCAAAAAAGGGCGTTACTACGCGTTACTACACTATCTTCACAGATCGTCGTACGTGAAGCGATCTTGTTACAATCTTGAATCTTAGATTCCAAGGTAAATAGCCAACCTACAAACCTCTATCCCTTCCTCGGGCCACAAATCTCATACCTATAAAAAATCCTTACGATTAGACTAAGTAGACCAACTCCAACATGATTCATCTAGTTCACTCTATGCATCAAACGGCCTCAAGCATCCAAAGGGCTGATGCAATTATCTGGTTACAACCCAACATCAAAAGAGGCTGAGAAACAGGCTACAGCCAATATCCAAAAAGCATGGTAGGGACCCTCCCCCCACCTTTAGTTTGCTACAATTGGAATAGATACCGAGGATATACATAGTAGTCAAGTGAAGTAAGCCGACCCCATTCCTTGATAGACTACATAAACTTACGACGTTTCCCAAATATAAAGGAACTCGAATTCTACACAGAACATTACTTAAATTACTAAAAGATGAATCTAGTCACGCCCTTTAACTTTTCCGTCCCCCATATGTTGGAATAATCTGTCGAGTTTGAAAATCAACCCCTAGTGAAGATGAATATGCCGCTGGTATACACGAAAATATGGCCACTGGGCTCATTGCACAGCTTAAACATATCCCCCAGCCGCTCAATCATCATAAAGCGAATCTCGCTCGTCTTCCTCCTGAGCAGCATGGTCTGCGCTGAACTGATCCTGGAAATGACCCTTTTCCACCTCCTCCATGACAACATCTTCCCTATCTTGGTCCTGCGCCTCTTGTGCATCTAGAACATCATCTTCCGCGCCGTCTCCATCTTCTTCGCCACTCTCTTCGCCGTCGCTAATGTCAACGACTTGCATAGCCTTGGCCTTGCTGGTAAGCTTAAGACTGATATCGCCCAAGTGCTCAGACTGTTGCACGTCGAGCATGCCCTTCATACCAAGTGCAAGCACCATCATCAGCCCCTGGCAAGCGATCATCTTGGTATTCTCAGCGGGTGGAAGCAGCTCCTCAAACGAGATCTCGTCGATATCGGCAGCGGCCTCGACTTGCAAGATATCAGACATTTGCTCCCTGATACGTTCATGAATGAAAGCAGCAAAATTCGCGCCCTCTGTAGAAAGTGCTTCGCGCACACGTGTCGCCACCTCCGGAGCGGCTCCATGTACTGGCAGAGGAAAATCCAAACTAGGACCGGCAAGCCCAAACTCGTCGCCCCCGAAATCAGCATCACTCGTAAAGGTTCGAAAAGGTTCCAGTGCTGCGCTAGGCTGACCCTTACCATGCAGTGGGGAAGCGGATACCAGACGGCAGCTGCCTGGTCGACCCTGTTCTGCCGAGCCGCCCATCATACCAACACGTCCACTGCGGGGAATGGCCGACGAGCCGCGTACAGAAGCGCTCATGTTCCAGGGCATGGCTGAGAAGATTTGCTGGTCGTCAAGGGCGGATGCGGCTTCGCGAGGTAGTTCGACTGCGTTGTCATCACCGGGTATGAGGaagccttcttcttcttcatctccAGCGCGACCGAACTCGCGTTCTTCGGTACGCTGACGCACGCGCCGGGATTCTTCTTGCGTGGTATCGTCGATTCCACTGTCGCGGTCGTGCTTCGCGCCAGTGACCTTGCGGCTCAAGCCAGTGAGTGACTCGAAGAGTCCGTCGCCGATGAACATGTCGAATGGGTTGGGATGTAGACCGAAGATGCGTTGGCCGATGTTACCAATACCAGAGTTCCAGACATAGTGTTCTGCGTTCTTCCGAGCTTGCACGGTAGCTCGATATTGCATCTTTTGTCGGGCGGCGGCCTTCATGTTCGCACGGTAGTCTGTGTTCCAGTCTGACAGCACCTTGTTGCGGAGCTCAATTGCTGCGTCGGTGCGAAGAGTGCGTGCAATCCGGTGTCGACGCTGCGGTGCAGAAAATGATTCGGAGGATTTGACTACTTCGGCGTGGTCGCTGGACTGTTGTGGAGCGTCCGATGTGGCTATTTCATCTCCAGGAAGGTCTTCGTTGTAGACGGGGAATTCAATGTCTTCTTGATCTCCGGGGAACTGGTATGGGTCAGTGTTCATGTTGTAAATATAGTAGATGAAACAAATAGGACAGAAGGTAAgaatgggagaagaaggaatAACAAGACCGCAGGAAAGGAGTGTGCACGAGGCACTCAAGCTTCAAGACGACATCTGACATCTGAGGCATGCTCGCCAGAAAGGTGAGGTCATGAACAGCCATGCCGTGAGCCCCAAGTGAGAGAAGTACCTGCACCTCTCAAGACACACATCCGAGATTGCAGTGCAAAAACACGCAAAAAAGCACAGTAAAACTCACCTGACCGACAGCCTGCCGTCCCTCTCCATGTTCCCTCCTCACCCTAGCACTCATCTCAGCATCACCAGACACCTCTGCACCCACAGCCCGAACCGGTGTTCTAGCCGCCGACCTACGACCCGGCGACAAATGAATGATATTCCCATCATCTCCAAACATGAAATCCGGATCTTCAATCTCCACCATATTGTCCTCATCTCCCAGCACACCACCAAGACCACCAAGCTCATTCTCGCCTTCGAGTCTGAACTCGGCCGGCAGACCAGGCGATGACGAGCTAGGAAGCACAAGCCCACCAATGACACCGACATGAGATGAGGAGTCCTGGGATTGCTGCGAGCCAAAGGGTGTCAGGGACTGTGAACTGCCGGAGTGAACAATGTGCAGGTTGAACCTGGAGTCGAGTTCTGCGAGGAGGTCTGGGGGAGGAAGAGTGAAGTCAGGGAGGAAAGATGGGTCGTCTTGAAGGATGAGCTGTTCGGGTCTGTGAAGCGTTTGTGAGTTCAATTGTTCGGTAATGGAAgcgtgtgtgtgtgtgtgtgtggaAGCGTACGTACCTAGCTCTACCAGCATCAGGATCCAGCGCAGCATCTTTAACCGTGCGTAGCATCATCTGCAACTCATTCTGCGCATTCTGTGCATCTGAAAGAACGTATCCGCACTGCTGTAGGTACACACGCGAGACACCGTATCTATACACCATCAATTGTCAGTGTTGCATCACATTCAGAAAACTCGGTGACCACATACAACAAATTCCCCTGTAGCCGCAAAGCCATAGGCGCCACCGGATCAACAATAGTCTGACAAGCTTTCGGAACATCGACTTCGAGGATCTGCTTGCGATTGATGCGCTTCAGGCTGGACTTTTGACCGAGTGTGGCGACGAGCCTGTGCGTTTTTCGTCAGTGGAGGGAAGGAGCTACTGGGGATTTATTCTAGCTCACCATACGGTTGCGACGCCATATTTGCGCGAGGTTAATACTGGAAGAGAGAGTTAGCTGTCGTTACTGTTGCTGTTACTGCATGCAGAAAGCGCCTGGTCAGTCATGATGTGAAGCTTACTTTCGTGACTGTAGAACAtgatggtggtgatggtTAATACATGGAACGAAGGACTGTACGGGCCGTGATGATACAATGAAAGACTAGAGCATGAGCCGCGAGTAAGGAAGCTTGACAGAACGATACTGGGGTAGAAGAGAGGATAATGGGGCAGAAGAGACAAGGACTGAAGGTGAAGCGTCAAGATCATGAAAAGGCTTGGCAGCAGCAAGATTAGACGCGTTTGCACGCGACGCGCAGTGAGGTGAAGACGACCCGAACGAGCGTGTGTGGCAGATCAAACTAGTCTATTAATGCAATTCTAGAAGTCATGGAATCGTGAATCATGCTTTCTACAGCACTGTCCCCTAGCTTGCCCAGCTGATCAACGCCAATGCTATGCGTTAAACATTTTTCCACTTGCGTTACTTAGGATGGCGACGAGGCTGACTGATTCATGAATGCTTTGCCTATGCCTCGCCCATCTGCACATCCTCATCAATAGAGGGTAGGGGGACTGCGCGGTATAGGAGGATAAGAGCCGAGTGACTTTGGCCTACACAGTGTCAGTCACTGAAGACATCAACAGATATGAATACTTACCACCACCAGACAGAGTCTGTATCCTCTCAGCATCGACCTCGGAGACCTTCTCGTCATTGAACCACCACCACTTGCCGTCTTCCTCCTTCCGCTTACCGGTGTTGGGATCCTTGGCACCCTGCTTCTTGACGAAAGATGTGTAGTGACCGCTGTCAGCGCTGGCACCCTGGTGGGTAATCACGCCCCTAAGATCGTAAAGACCCGTCTGGTTCGCTCCCTCGTCGGCAGCCATCTTGGGGTCCACGAGAGCGAGAAGCTCCTTCTTTGCAGCCAAGATGGATGCGGCGCGTTCAGCCTCTACTTGAGCATCGGTCTTGTACTCGACCTCTTCCATCTTGGTGTCTTCGGCTGGCTTTCCGGCATCCTCCTTCTTTTGTGCAgcctccttcttcttctgcagAGGCTCCTTGTGGGCAAGGGGGTCAGTGTCGTTCTCCTCGCCGGCCTTCATGCGCTTCTGTCGCTTGCGGGCACGCTCGAcgtcctcctcttccttgcGGACCTCACGGATCTTGTCGCGGATAGGGACCAGGAGCTTCCTCAGTTCGTCTGTACAGAACTCCAGCGCGTCCAACTCCTCGGGGAAAGTGACCTTGCGCATGATCTTTGCCTTCTTGTTGGTATCGCGTCTCCAGTCGAAGCGCACAAAGTGGATGGGCAAGTGCTTTGGCAGGCGTGCGATCTTTGATGTCTTGGTGTACAGGGCGTTCCTGCCCAGAACCTCGGACCTCTTCTCAATCTGCTCCTTGAGGCCAGCGGCCAGACCGTCTCTAAGATGATTTGTCTCAACATTAATGTGACAATTCAATTTGAAGAATAGGTCCTCGCTGTGTACCGGCTCCTCGCCACCCTCCTTGGCGCCTGGCTCATCGCACTCCATGACCGACTCGAACTTGCCGGCCATGTACTTGTCGATCCAGGACAGCTCTTGCTTCTTGGTCGCGTCTGAACCCGTCTCGTTGTCCTTGATCTTCAGCTTTTGGCGCAGCTGCGAGACAATCTGTGACCAAGCCTCCTCCGCATCTTGTTGCGCATAGCCGTGGCCGTCCTTTGACTTTTGGGCGAACTGGGGGAATGCGGTTCGGAGAGCGTTCAAGAAGGCCAGTGGCGGGAAACCCTGCTGAGTCTCGGACATTTGCTTGAATAGATCGCGGAGGGAGCCTGTCAAATCTGTAGAGGCACCGAGGCCACCGAGACCGAATTGGCTGAGTGCGTGAGCGGAGCTAGACGAGCCGGAGTCCTGGCTGTGAGATGTCAGTATGAGGACTTGGATCTATTGAGAAGCGACCATACCTGGCAGTGTACCGCAGAAGCTCTTCCTGGAGTTCTGGAATGGAGCGCAGAGTCTGGAGCGTCGAATTCATGTAGCAGGTATTGCCCAAGTTCTGCAGACCGGCCGGTGTGGCGCCTTCCAACTGTGCGGCCTCGGCCTCGTCCATGTCTTCCAAGAACTTTACGGGGGCTTTGGGCTTCTCGATGACTCTTCCCGAACCAGAAGGCGAACCCAACATCATGAGGACCTGGTTGGGCTTGAGGTTTAGTTTGCTCATATCCGTGTCATCTTTAAGCTGGCCGCCCTTGACGATGACCTTTTGGCGCTCGGGCTCGACGCCGGTGATGGAGAAGAGCTGGTACTTGAACGTCTCGCCTGTAGACGTGGTATCGACTTCGAGCTCATGCTTCTTGCCCTGATGCTTGACAATTACTAGTGACGCGCGAGTTAGTAATGCGGTACTCTGGAAATATAAGTGGATGCGTACCTGGTATAGACGCCATGATGAATGTTCAACTATACGTTTTGGAAATGTATAGGATTTCCGGCCAAATGGAGGCGACGGATGGTTATAAGAGTTCGTGGGGGCAAAAGACCAAAG encodes:
- a CDS encoding TT-ORF1 domain containing protein encodes the protein MNTDPYQFPGDQEDIEFPVYNEDLPGDEIATSDAPQQSSDHAEVVKSSESFSAPQRRHRIARTLRTDAAIELRNKVLSDWNTDYRANMKAAARQKMQYRATVQARKNAEHYVWNSGIGNIGQRIFGLHPNPFDMFIGDGLFESLTGLSRKVTGAKHDRDSGIDDTTQEESRRVRQRTEEREFGRAGDEEEEGFLIPGDDNAVELPREAASALDDQQIFSAMPWNMSASVRGSSAIPRSGRVGMMGGSAEQGRPGSCRLVSASPLHGKGQPSAALEPFRTFTSDADFGGDEFGLAGPSLDFPLPVHGAAPEVATRVREALSTEGANFAAFIHERIREQMSDILQVEAAADIDEISFEELLPPAENTKMIACQGLMMVLALGMKGMLDVQQSEHLGDISLKLTSKAKAMQVVDISDGEESGEEDGDGAEDDVLDAQEAQDQDREDVVMEEVEKGHFQDQFSADHAAQEEDERDSLYDD
- a CDS encoding Rad21-Rec8 N terminal domain-containing protein — encoded protein: MFYSHEILTSRKYGVATVWLVATLGQKSSLKRINRKQILEVDVPKACQTIVDPVAPMALRLQGNLLYGVSRVYLQQCGYVLSDAQNAQNELQMMLRTVKDAALDPDAGRARPEQLILQDDPSFLPDFTLPPPDLLAELDSRFNLHIVHSGSSQSLTPFGSQQSQDSSSHVGVIGGLVLPSSSSPGLPAEFRLEGENELGGLGGVLGDEDNMVEIEDPDFMFGDDGNIIHLSPGR
- a CDS encoding ubiquitin carboxyl-terminal hydrolase 14; its protein translation is MASIPVIVKHQGKKHELEVDTTSTGETFKYQLFSITGVEPERQKVIVKGGQLKDDTDMSKLNLKPNQVLMMLGSPSGSGRVIEKPKAPVKFLEDMDEAEAAQLEGATPAGLQNLGNTCYMNSTLQTLRSIPELQEELLRYTASQDSGSSSSAHALSQFGLGGLGASTDLTGSLRDLFKQMSETQQGFPPLAFLNALRTAFPQFAQKSKDGHGYAQQDAEEAWSQIVSQLRQKLKIKDNETGSDATKKQELSWIDKYMAGKFESVMECDEPGAKEGGEEPVHSEDLFFKLNCHINVETNHLRDGLAAGLKEQIEKRSEVLGRNALYTKTSKIARLPKHLPIHFVRFDWRRDTNKKAKIMRKVTFPEELDALEFCTDELRKLLVPIRDKIREVRKEEEDVERARKRQKRMKAGEENDTDPLAHKEPLQKKKEAAQKKEDAGKPAEDTKMEEVEYKTDAQVEAERAASILAAKKELLALVDPKMAADEGANQTGLYDLRGVITHQGASADSGHYTSFVKKQGAKDPNTGKRKEEDGKWWWFNDEKVSEVDAERIQTLSGGGQSHSALILLYRAVPLPSIDEDVQMGEA